From Pseudorca crassidens isolate mPseCra1 chromosome 15, mPseCra1.hap1, whole genome shotgun sequence, one genomic window encodes:
- the TMEM74B gene encoding transmembrane protein 74B: MASPPGLELKTLSNGPQAPRRPAPLGPAAPRREGVENACFFAEEHETHFQNPRDARLGSSPSPPEGVPSWPRSQRDDLSLRSEEGPGLEPVSRPVDYGFVSALVFLVSGILLVVTAYTIPREARVNPDTVSAREMERLEMYYARLGSHLDKCIIAGLGLLTVGGMLLSVLLMVSLCKGELYRRPNFVPGRGSRKTYGSINLRMRQLSGDGSQALVENEVVQVSETSRTLQGS, translated from the coding sequence ATGGCATCTCCCCCTGGTCTGGAACTGAAGACACTGAGCAATGGCCCCCAGGCCCCAAGGAGACCAGCTCCTCTGGGTCCAGCGGCCCCACgcagggagggtgtggagaatgcCTGCTTCTTTGCGGAGGAGCACGAGACTCATTTCCAGAACCCTAGGGATGCCAGACTGGgcagctcccccagcccccctgAGGGCGTCCCCTCATGGCCCCGATCCCAGAGGGACGACCTGTCCCTGCGTTCAGAAGAGGGGCCAggcctggagcctgtgagccgccCGGTGGATTACGGCTTCGTTTCCGCTCTGGTTTTCCTGGTGAGCGGGATCCTCCTGGTGGTGACTGCGTACACCATCCCCCGAGAGGCCCGTGTCAACCCGGACACAGTGTCAGCACGGGAGATGGAACGACTAGAAATGTACTATGCGCGCCTGGGCTCACAcctggacaagtgcatcattgcagGCCTGGGGCTGCTCACAGTGGGCGGCATGCTCTTGTCCGTGCTGCTGATGGTCTCCCTGTGCAAGGGAGAGCTGTACCGCCGGCCGAACTTCGTCCCTGGCAGGGGCTCCAGGAAGACCTACGGCTCCATTAACCTGCGCATGAGACAGCTCAGTGGGGATGGGAGCCAGGCCCTGGTGGAGAACGAAGTCGTCCAGGTCTCGGAGACCAGCCGCACCCTCCAGGGGTCTTAA